In one Eschrichtius robustus isolate mEscRob2 chromosome 15, mEscRob2.pri, whole genome shotgun sequence genomic region, the following are encoded:
- the CMPK2 gene encoding UMP-CMP kinase 2, mitochondrial — protein sequence MVFGRRPPAPLLLARFSGLRRGACGRAMAPPRCFALELPGCTLAHFAVGDEAPDARPDPGVAALLGPPGRSYSLSVPEAGGAGCAARVRAARLHQRLQHQLRRGPFRRCQLRRLLCYRPGGAAGGLQHGFLLRDPCDSPDTRSALLALLDACPEAPRPSLAEFSGDPLCRLWQLPWERRGGQGWRQLGRERVVPVPEPALHPVVPDLPSSGVFPHREAARAVLEACTSFIPEARAVLDLVDQCPEQVQKGKFPVIVIEGLDATGKTTVTQSVSDSLKAVLLKSPPSCISQWRKVFDDEPTIIRRAFYSLGNYIVASEIAKESTKSPVIVDRYWHSTATYTIATEVSGGLQHLPPAHHPIYQWPRDLLKPDLVLLLTVSPEERMQRIEGRGMERTKEEAELEANSIFRQKVEVSYQRMENPGCHVVDASPSREKVLQMVLSEIQNNCN from the exons ATGGTCTtcggccgccgcccgcccgccccacTGCTGCTCGCGCGCTTCTCGGGGCTGCGGCGCGGAGCCTGCGGTCGGGCCATGGCGCCGCCGCGCTGCTTCGCGCTGGAGCTGCCCGGCTGCACCCTGGCTCATTTCGCAGTGGGCGACGAGGCCCCGGACGCGCGCCCCGACCCCGGCGTGGCCGCGCTCCTGGGCCCCCCGGGCCGCAGCTACTCTCTGAGCGTGCCGGAGGCCGGGGGCGCGGGCTGCGCGGCCCGGGTGCGCGCGGCCCGGCTGCACCAGCGCTTGCAGCACCAGCTGCGGCGCGGCCCCTTCCGGCGGTGCCAGCTGCGCCGGCTGCTGTGCTACCGCCCGGGCGGCGCGGCGGGGGGCCTGCAGCACGGCTTCCTGCTCCGCGACCCCTGCGACAGCCCCGACACCCGGAGCGCGCTGCTGGCGCTGCTGGACGCCTGCCCGGAGGCCCCGCGCCCGAGCCTGGCCGAGTTCTCCGGCGACCCGCTCTGCCGGCTGTGGCAGCTCCCGTGGGAACGGCGGGGCGGCCAGGGGTGGCGGCAGCTGGGCCGCGAGCGCGTCGTGCCCGTGCCGGAGCCCGCGCTGCACCCGGTGGTGCCGGACCTGCCCAGCTCCGGGGTCTTCCCCCACCGGGAGGCCGCCCGCGCCGTTCTGGAGGCG TGTACATCCTTCATTCCTGAAGCCCGGGCTGTGCTGGACCTGGTTGACCAGTGCCCAGAGCAGGTCCAGAAGGGCAAGTTCCCCGTTATTGTCATTGAAGGCCTGGATGCCACAG GTAAAACCACTGTGACCCAGTCAGTTTCAGATTCACTCAAGGCTGTTCTCTTGAAGTCACCACCCTCTTGCATCAGCCAGTGGAGGAAAGTCTTTGATGATGAACCAACTATCATTAGAAGAGCTTTTTACTCTTTGGGCAATTATATCGTGGCTTCTGAAATAGCTAAAGAATCTACCAAATCGCCTGTGATTGTAGACAG GTACTGGCACAGCACGGCCACCTACACCATAGCCACCGAGGTAAGTGGGGGCCTCCAGCACCTGCCCCCTGCCCATCACCCTATATACCAGTGGCCCAGGGACCTGCTCAAACCCGACCTGGTCCTGCTGCTTACCGTGAGTCCCGAGGAGAGGATGCAGAGGATCGAGGGCCGGGGCATGGAGAGGACCAAGGAGGAGGCTGAACTGGAGGCCAACAGCATATTTCGTCAAAA GGTAGAAGTGTCCTACCAGCGGATGGAGAACCCTGGCTGCCACGTGGTTGATGCCAGCCCTTCAAGAGAAAAGGTCCTCCAGATGGTGTTAAGCGAGATCCAAAATAATTGCAATTAA